From Thunnus maccoyii chromosome 21, fThuMac1.1, whole genome shotgun sequence, the proteins below share one genomic window:
- the LOC121888559 gene encoding gamma-aminobutyric acid receptor subunit rho-3-like isoform X4: protein MDFTMTLYLRHYWKDERLAFPSRNNQSRTFDSRLVKKIWVPDVFFVHSKRSFIHDTTMENIMLRVYPDGNILYSVRVTVTALCSMDFSSFPLDTQNCSLELESYAYNENDLMLYWKNGNDSLRTDEIVLSQFFIEHFQPSSGLAFYSSTGWYNRLFINFILRRHIFFFMLQTYFPTMLMVVLSWVSFWIDRRAVPARVSLGITTVLTMSTIITGVSSSMPQVSYVKAVDIYLWTSFLFVFLSVIEYAAVNYCTTLEEMRKMKRGKLPSTFNASQAMAFDGCFHDNDIELTPFPRMAATPTSEPLTTPTQNQDIRPLEGTRLRRQRSVRENVDLLLSHSYMIDSYSRLAFPLSYLLFNIIYWSLYS, encoded by the exons GATTTCACCATGACTCTATACCTGCGTCACTACTGGAAAGACGAGCGGCTGGCGTTTCCATCTCGTAACAACCAGAGCAGGACGTTTGACTCACGGCTGGTGAAGAAGATCTGGGTTCCTGACGTGTTCTTCGTCCACTCCAAACGCTCCTTCATCCACGACACCACCATGGAGAACATCATGCTGCGGGTCTACCCCGACGGAAACATCCTCTACAGCGTCAG ggtCACTGTGACGGCTCTCTGCTCGATGGACTTCAGTAGCTTCCCTCTGGACACGCAGAACTGCTCGCTGGAGCTGGAGAGct ACGCGTATAATGAGAACGACCTGATGCTTTACTGGAAGAATGGGAACGACTCTCTGAGGACGGATGAGATCGTCTTGTCTCAGTTCTTCATCGAGCATTTCCAACCCTCCAGTGGCCTGGCTTTCTACAGTAGCacag GTTGGTACAATCGTCTGTTCATCAACTTCATCCTGCGGAGgcacatcttcttcttcatgctGCAGACGTACTTTCCCACCATGTTGATGGTCGTTCTGTCCTGGGTCTCCTTCTGGATCGACAGGAGGGCCGTTCCCGCTCGAGTCTCTCTGG gtATAACCACAGTGCTCACAATGTCCACCATCATTACAGGAGTGTCGTCCTCCATGCCGCAG GTGTCGTATGTGAAAGCGGTGGACATCTACCTGTGGACCAGcttcctgtttgtcttcctgtctgtgatCGAGTACGCGGCCGTGAACTACTGCACCACTctggaggagatgaggaagatgaagaggggGAAG CTCCCATCCACCTTCAATGCCAGCCAGGCGATGGCCTTCGACGGCTGTTTCCATGACAACGACATTGAGCTGACTCCATTCCCTCGGATGGCAGCGACCCCGACCTCTGAACCCCTCACCACACCGACCCAAAACCAAGACATCCGTCCCTTGGAGGGAACCCGCCTCCGCCGGCAGCGGTCTGTGCGTGAAAACGTAGACCTGCTGCTAAGCCACAGCTACATGATCGACTCGTACTCCCGCCTGGCCTTCCCTCTGTCCTACCTGCTCTTCAACATCATCTACTGGAGCCTGTACTCCTGA